TGAATTCACTCTAGCATTCTTTTTTGCAAAACTAATTAAGTCTGAGGCTGTTGTTCAGTCACTTGTTTTGATATTCATTGTAAATGTTTCAAGGATATGAACTATCTAAGATGTgatccatttattttatttacagcatATCAATAATTCTTGCCAATAAGGAAGAGTTGCCTGAATAAAAGCAAAAGctgtacaataaaaacaatccaacacaatatgataataaatacaaatctttGTGAAGTTCATAGTGTTCAGTTTAAGTTGAGACACAGGGGGCAGGCGTTGATGCAGCTTTCAACTTAGTCTTTCAGCTCTGTTGTTAAGCTCCTTCGGATATATCGTCTCTGCCACTTTACactgtaatactgtaaaatacaacaaactACAACTACACCTACACCTACAGCCTCAGATACTTTTATGTGATGATAATTATATGCTTCATACAGGTTAGATATAGCAGGAATATTCAACTGAATTATATTGCATAGgttttgctttaattttattACTATGTGGAATACGTGATTAATTAATGTGCTAAAATGATCCTTTTAAGGCAGTATTTGACTCAACAACTGTACTGCCAGActatactttttatttcatacatcTATTTAGGGGGAGTATAATTCCTTTATAGCTTTAATACTGTGACATTTCATAAGAAAGTcttatttcagaggaaaaatattaTATCAGGAGAAATTCTGTaacataaattataaaaaggaATACATTCTGTATATTCACTGATTCTGGTGTAGTAGTTTCTGTGTTCAGTTTATTTAGAAAAACCATAATTAGTTAATTACTGTTGAATCTGAAAACTTCCCTTTGAGGATGAAACATTTGATTCCTCATTTAGTATGTGCATTTCTAACCTGCCCGCATATATGGTGCTGAATTTTGGGAAAATACACAtgttctgtatattttatttatagagaggtccaaaagtctgagaccactttatGGGAAAATGGTCTCAGACTTTCGGAGCctgtatttgaataaaatgtataGTTTATGGAgagaattttatttcagattaaaTGATCATCTGGTGATTATTGCCCACATTGAAATGAAAGTGATTGAAGTGcttagtgttattttttaatgaaatttgacCACATAACTTGGCAAATTAATCACTCTTGCTCACGAATTACACTGTTTAATACAGTTCATTAATCAGAATAATGCTTTAAGCCAATGTGCTATTTCTGCTCATATAAACTCTAACTGTACATTTTCTAGCACTGGAGTGGAACAAAGGACTAAAAGGAATCAACCAGAAAGAAACACATGGAGGTTACAAAAAAAGAAGGGTCTGGTATTCTCAGACACAGCAGAGAAGCACATGAAAGATATACAACAGCAACCTCTAGTCGGTCACAGTTCCATGGTCAGTGCATCCAGGTTGACAGAAGCAAGATGTATGGTtaatcttaaaaatgtttttctcaagCCTTTTAGAAAGATTTGAAATAATACACATAATATACTCTCAATCAAACACTCAACCAATGTTTTAATATAGTTATTATAAGGACAGTTTGATCAGTTGTAATATGTCTTTAAATAAGTTTCAGCCCATGTATAATTTTACTTTCTACACTGCAGGTCCACAGTGGGAGCAAAggtttttatgcttttctttcaaatcaaaataaTCCTGTGGAACATTAAAATGGCTCTCGTAGAGAGGTTTTCACTTAACGCCATCGGTAGTTAGGTTCATTCTTGTTTACACATACTTGACTGAAATATgcaaacaattatttaatattccaCTCATCACACTTTGATACAGGAAGTTTAGTTCAAGTTACTCTGGAGCCATCACAAATTAAGAGGGAAACATATCggaatatttttatgaatacaTAGAGAAATCAGACAATACTGGACAATGTAAttacattcagaaaatattttaaattcctTTCATTCTGTCAGGGTTTTTTCTAGTTAAGTTAAATTTACATATACAGTTTATAAGTGTCAAATTAAATTCAGTCAATGTGAAGTAAAACAATACTGGACACAGCAACATACAGCATCAATATAACTTTTAAGAATAGCCAAATGTAACGCATACAAGAAGCATCGTCCAGTCGTCCAAAGGTGCAGCAGTGTTGGGgagttcatttcatttgttgtgaATGAGTAGCCATTTGTGATAGAAATGAATGAGGGCAGACAGATCCTGTTCATGGCAGGCGGCCCTCTTCGGCCCTCTAGTGAGGAACCGGAGCTTTCCAGGAGTGCCAGAGCTGTGATAGAACCACGATGACTGCTGCAGCTGTCGAAAAGCTTCTGGTGGCAAAAGGCACACTGGGCATGTCAGGACTCAGAGCTGAGGGCTTGAGGATAGGAGGGTGGGGAAGAGCATGTTATGAAGGGAGGAGAAGTATCGGGCAGTAAGCAAAATTCCAGGATTGATCTTCTGGTGTATAAAAAGATACCACACTTCATCCGATCATACTAAAAACACTACTGTATGAGTTCTTAGACTTCTTTGCGCAGTGCTACGCGCACACTGCTGAAGATCTTGCCCAGGGCTTCGAAGAAAGGATCAAAGAAGGTCTGGATGCAGAGAGAATAGATGCGGCTGACGCACTGTGACTCAATCAGACAGCTCTTGATGCAGGGAACCACGGCCCAGATATGGCAGAAGGAGATGCAAGCAAACAGGAAGCCCCAGAGCAGAGCAACAGGGATACCGAAGACAGCGGACAAGATGCGGTAACACCAGTATTTAGACACAGTGAAGGTGGTGTAGCTAAGCTTCCACACTCCATCCAGGCTGTGTGTACCATCAGGCTCTGCAATGATGTCCTCAAACTCCACCTaataagaaatttaaaagaGGCTTTCATTAATGCACTTCTTTGAGGGCATACCTCTTTTATCCATCTCCCTCCATCAGACCTCTGTAGGCTAAGTAATATGCACATGCCATTGTTAAGTGTAAAGATTATGCTTGTGAAAGCTGCAGAGTGTTAGGGTCAAATTGATACAGAGAAACCAATGATTAGTTGCACCTCATAGAATGAAAAAGGCAGAGATGTGGAGTGGCTTTCGATCCAAATTATTCTAAAAGCTCTTGGGTCCAAATTATTCTAAAAGCTCTATTCCAGTTTTGCCACCTGGTCTTTTGGAGTAGCGCTGTCACACTCTCAGTTGAGAATTAACTTGTCAGTAATCATGGCAGGCAGCTGCACCGCACATctaaaaccttttcttttcttccagacCACTGGATAGGATCGGAATTGGAAGTAAAGACTCGCTGTCCATTTCCTGTAGAGGTAGCAGCCCGAGCTCATCCTCTGAGCGAATGGCTGGGCACGAgctgctgttttatatttttctctgtttagtCTGGCCTCTTTCAGCTCTTAGAGGATTGCTAAAGTCAAATTCTGCAAAAGAACAGTCTATGTTCTATAGAAATAAGAGATGTGGTCAAAAGCTCGTAAATCTGAGTTCTCAACTAGTTAGGGGCACCCGCTCAATAGATATAACTAATCCACTTTATTTTGAGGGTatagcaaagaaaaagaaaaattggaaATGTTACCAGAAAATTATTGAATGGATTAGAACTTTCAGTGCCAATTTATTACTGAGTGTAACTAGACTATTAGGAGTACAGTTGACAAGCCTTatggtttaaaaatgtttaatcattAATCTTTATCAGTGTCTTTCTGAAAACAGACATGACCAGGTCTGAGGATCATTCCAAACTGGCCATGCAGACACTAAAAATGCACAGCTCATAATTCGTGATTTACCATCTTCATtgaacatgtttacatgaactGCCTTCAGTTAAACAAAATCTAATCTAAATGTATGTTCAGTCCTGTCtttacagaaaatgatttttggTGATGTCAAGGCAACAATCACAGGATAAACAGTAgtcaaacataaataaaacacgGCAGCACAGTGTATTAGTTTCACCCTGTTCTACCCCATTCTCAAAATAAACTTCGTGTTCTGCACAGGCAACAGGAATAGCTCTTGGTCTCATTAGGGGTTTTCCAGGCAACATAATAACCTGTTCTCCTGTCTTTGTTCCTAGCAACCACTTAATACATTATCACCACATGCTTCCACACATGCCGAAACAGGGGTTACTTAATCTTAATCCTTTCTTTGACAGCGTGTTGTCTCCATGCTGCACAAACCTTCACCACGTCCTCATTGATCTGCTTGGGGTCTCTGTTAATTAGGTCGATCTCTTTGGTGTGGCTGTCCTTCACAATCTTCTCCTCGTTGATGTTGTACTGGTACTGATCCGCCATGGTGGGGCTGCAGGTCCTGGACAGGCCGGAGACAGTGAGGGTAAACCTTCCTGGATCAGACTTCACGCAGCCGCCTCAATTCACTTCTGAACCCCTGTATCACCAATGTGACGCTCTCGTTGACATGCCAGTGGACAGCTGCTGCAGTCGTCCTGGTAAAAATGGAGGCCTGACCCCCaccctgtacacacacacagaaattgcaaaagtgcacacacacacacacacacacacacacacacacacacacacacacacacacacggacacacaaaaTGTAGTGCACGCAGACAGAAAAGGCATGCCTTAAAGGAGAACCCAGGGCTGTGTCACATTTCACATAGGGTTGTGGGGCTACGTGGGCAGAGTTTGCACAGTGGCACGAACTTCCACCACAGATTGAGGCAGTAAGTACAAACACACCGTCCTGCTCCAGCTCTAGTTGGGACGCAGTGCTTGGTGTACTAATACTGAACTTACCTTAAAACAAGcactgttgaaaaaaattttGCCATCGTCACCATGAGTGTAAGGTTACCTCGATACTCCTGAGAATTATACGAAATAAGGTGGATGTGCAATATGAAGATAATTGATAATAAGGAATGATTTAAATTGTAATTCACCTCACTGAACCAGCACTCATATCTCAACTCTTTCATGATGTTTAATGCTGTAAGTCTGGTGGTGAAGTGACCTACATGTAGTTTTGAAGTAGAAAAAAAGTAAGTTTGCATATTTAACATGAGTTGTGGTTTTTTGACTATAAATGTGCCTTTACTGCCACTGCAGACTTCCAGTTGACAAACACTCACTGTATagtagggttagggttagctGATTGGACATGAAGGAAATTGTGATTCAGTCACTGGAACTTggagggaggaaaatgaaaatatgtaatttgctaTTTTACTCTAatcaacatgtttattttcttaatctcATAAAGTGGATCAGTCATTAAAATCACAGTCTTAATGGTGCACAATAGAAAGAGTTCACACAAGGCAGATCCTGAGCCTCCTCATATGTTTCAGACTGTAGCAAGGTCCAATACATAAAATTCAATAGTCCCCCAAAATAAAACTCTGATTCAGTCTTCCTTAAGCTGTGCAGTTGTTGCTATCGGTCATATCAGTATGTTTCATAAACAAACTCATACAGCATGGTGCTACCaaaaagagggggaagaggaggaggtccCTATGAAAAGTGGCACAAGGGCTCATAGCTCCCCCAGCTCCTGTTGCTTTTTATCTCAATCAGTGGGGTGTAAGAACAGCACAGGAAGCGTGACTTGGGAGCATGGACTGGCATTCCTTGCCCCAGTTCCCTGGTGGCAGAGGCAGGGACGAGGAGGGAGGGGTGCAATGGGATCACAGCGCATGTGATTCGGAGCCGACCCAATAAGAGGAATATTCCTGGTGTGGCAGTGGAGAGAGTAAAGGGCCAGTTATGCACGGAGGCAGAGGGACAGAAATAGCTCAGCAGACAGTCATGGTGGGCATACctcaaacagcatttaatgttGACAGATATGCTGGGCTCTCAGGCTTATATATAGAGTCATATACAGTAGAATTCAGTGGTTGGAGTTGGTAACAGATACTCAGGTTAGTTTACAATATGGGCGGTGCTTCCTTTGCAATGCACAGTGCTGGGTGTTTCTCTGGacacatgtaaaaaatattgttcattatttatttatttctatttatttatagttttattttacagattagtTCCAGAGGGCTGTAAATTGTTACAGATGTTCATGTAAATTAAGGGTTAATCTTCAAAGTTATTCTCAGAAACCTCCGAAAATCAGCAACGTAACATGTATATATCTGAGCATGAAAATCTGTGCATCAAAATTACTGACTACTGTTGGCAGACAAACACTCTTGTTATCTTTAAGGGGTTTCTCCGGTGATCTACTACTTCCATTCCATAAAATTAAGAGATTCAAAAGAggtagattttaaaaagaattgaTTGGATTTGAGATATCCTGATTCTAGGCTCTGGTGTGGCTAAAGCTCCAAAATTGCTGGATTTTACACATCCCATAATGCAAGTCATGAGCgtcttttctgtttcatttctttcaaattCCAACACCCCTGTTTGTAATACAGgttttctgttataaatttgtagtTTCAATGCTGAAATCTATGTCAGCATGGTAAATATCATGACAgctacacaaatatacaaacaatTATGATGCAGATCATAATTGGCCTGCAAGGAATTAGTATGAAGTCTGTTACAACTATTTTTTTGTCTATAGCTTCTGATTTAATccaacatttacacacagtgcatttttcTATCcatattcatcatttttcagATGGATGATGATTCGACCACAGCACTTTGCAATGATGATTATGTTCAGTAAGCTTCCCCACACAGTCGGGACCCAGTGCATGTTGATGAGAAGGATCTGCACACAGGGCACGATCAGCCTAGGCAGATACAGGGAAGTGGACAAAACATGAGCTTATCTCATCAATTAAAATTAGAAATCCTTCTAGACTCCTAGGGGAGGGGTACAAGATGTGAAGGCAGGTGAGCAGTGAAGGGGAGCCCTGCTGCCAGTGAGACTGGTACTGCCGGCAAGAGTGAGAACAAGCAGTAGCACCGCAGTCTGGACGCCATAAACAGGGCCGACCCCACAGTCACACTTTATCACAGCTCCGCACCGAGGGGAGGCTCAGCAATCacaccctcaaacacacacacacacacacacacacacacacacacacacacacacacacacacacacacacacacacacacacacacacacacacacagataatgtAAGTGATTTCTGGGGAAAAGTTTTCCCAAGTGtgtaaaatataacactgaGAACTGGGGGCTTGGAAATTTAGGTGTGGAAGTTATATATTACGAAATCTTGACATTCAGAATGAGAGTGAGGGGTAAGGCACATGTATGTACTGCACTGAGGAGTTTTTAATCACACACAATGTTATTCTGTCATCATTTGATGTACTATGTACTACAGGATcttacagaaatgaacaaaaatagtACTGTGTGTATGATTATGTCCACTTGAGGTCAGTATTGTGCagcatattaacatttaactgcCACTGCCACATCTAGTTTCCAGTCTTGTATTAACCGAGATTAAAATTGAGCACCAAGTTATATTTGTAAACTGCATGtatcctcctcatcatccttCACCTCAAATAAAAGTCAGTGCACGGGGGTGAACTCACAGATCTGTTCTTTACAGAACTACTTCACGTGGTCCAATAGAGACTGGAGGAGTGGCATGCAAAGCACGTGCAGCAGGATTGTTAATTTTACTGACTTGTCAGGTTCTCTGTGTCTCCAG
This genomic interval from Xiphias gladius isolate SHS-SW01 ecotype Sanya breed wild chromosome 21, ASM1685928v1, whole genome shotgun sequence contains the following:
- the cav3 gene encoding caveolin-3, whose product is MADQYQYNINEEKIVKDSHTKEIDLINRDPKQINEDVVKVEFEDIIAEPDGTHSLDGVWKLSYTTFTVSKYWCYRILSAVFGIPVALLWGFLFACISFCHIWAVVPCIKSCLIESQCVSRIYSLCIQTFFDPFFEALGKIFSSVRVALRKEV